One genomic window of Clostridioides sp. ES-S-0054-01 includes the following:
- a CDS encoding cell wall-binding protein Cwp7 — MIKKISTILSLVLLISISSTIGVFADSNPKRELIEGSIPEISTELNKRAFKNSKEVILVNEDSIVDSISATPLAYTKNAPIVVTKSKNLGRVTRNYLKELGPEKVTIVGGLKAVSKDAERNIEKMGMKVERIRGKDRYDTSLKIAREMYRTVGFDKAFLLSSTTGLENAISVYSYAAKSGMPIIWAKDEGFEEQIDFLKGKNLEKIYALGDSKEFIAEIDSNLKNIEGIKQINKSSTNVDLIKKFYDEKDIKKIYTARLDFGSRSDVNEYISLGVVSAKENMPILICSDNLSRAQDKFLKNSNINDVVEVGYTVGDYSLLKSIFNLTFLSCIILILLLLLITFRALRYESK; from the coding sequence ATGATTAAAAAAATTTCTACTATATTATCGTTAGTTTTGTTAATCTCTATTTCTAGTACTATAGGAGTATTTGCAGATTCAAATCCTAAAAGAGAGTTGATAGAAGGAAGTATACCAGAAATTTCAACAGAATTAAATAAAAGAGCATTTAAGAATTCTAAAGAAGTAATTCTTGTAAATGAAGATTCAATTGTAGATAGTATAAGTGCAACACCTTTAGCATATACAAAAAATGCTCCAATAGTTGTAACTAAGAGTAAAAATCTTGGTAGAGTGACTAGAAATTATTTAAAAGAACTAGGTCCAGAGAAGGTTACGATAGTAGGTGGTTTAAAGGCAGTATCTAAAGATGCTGAACGTAATATAGAAAAAATGGGAATGAAAGTAGAAAGAATAAGAGGAAAAGACAGATATGATACATCTCTAAAGATAGCTAGAGAAATGTATAGAACAGTAGGATTTGATAAAGCATTTTTACTTAGCTCAACTACGGGATTAGAGAATGCCATATCTGTATATTCTTATGCTGCTAAAAGTGGGATGCCAATAATATGGGCTAAAGATGAAGGCTTTGAAGAACAAATTGATTTTTTAAAAGGTAAAAACCTTGAAAAAATATATGCGTTAGGTGATTCAAAAGAATTTATTGCAGAGATTGATTCTAACTTAAAAAATATAGAAGGTATAAAGCAAATAAATAAGTCAAGTACAAATGTAGATTTAATAAAGAAGTTTTATGATGAAAAAGATATAAAGAAAATCTATACTGCTAGATTAGACTTTGGTAGTAGATCTGATGTAAACGAATATATTTCTTTGGGAGTAGTATCAGCAAAAGAAAATATGCCAATACTGATTTGTAGTGATAATTTAAGTCGTGCACAAGATAAATTCTTGAAAAATAGTAATATAAATGATGTAGTTGAAGTTGGATATACAGTAGGTGATTATAGTCTACTTAAGAGTATATTTAATCTAACATTCTTATCTTGTATAATATTAATACTACTATTACTATTGATTACATTTAGGGCACTTAGATATGAGTCGAAATAG
- a CDS encoding sugar transferase, producing MSGYTNDECEIPKIKSYPGADKEIASEIDYSIVKGTILFDLYQRIMDLVLSIIGLVIGLPLIAIFGILIKIEDKGPITYKQERLGKCGRRFYIYKLRSMRTDAEKFGAQWAEKDDPRITKVGKFIRKTRIDEIPQLFNILKGDMGLIGPRPERPNFTVQFNEEIPGFINRLAIKPGLTGWAQVNGGYEITPEEKLKEDIYYIKNRSILLDFKILFKTVKVVLTGDGAR from the coding sequence ATGTCTGGATATACTAATGATGAGTGTGAAATACCTAAAATTAAAAGCTATCCAGGGGCAGATAAAGAAATTGCAAGTGAGATTGACTATAGCATAGTAAAAGGAACAATTTTATTTGATTTGTACCAGAGAATTATGGATTTAGTCTTATCTATAATAGGGCTTGTGATAGGTTTACCTTTAATAGCAATATTTGGAATTCTTATTAAAATAGAGGACAAAGGACCAATAACTTATAAGCAAGAAAGACTAGGAAAATGCGGGAGAAGATTCTATATATATAAATTAAGATCTATGAGAACAGACGCAGAAAAATTTGGCGCACAATGGGCTGAAAAAGATGATCCTAGAATAACTAAGGTTGGAAAGTTTATTAGGAAAACTAGAATTGATGAGATTCCACAGCTGTTTAATATATTAAAGGGGGATATGGGCTTAATAGGCCCTAGACCAGAGAGACCAAACTTTACTGTTCAATTTAATGAGGAAATACCTGGATTTATCAACAGGCTTGCTATAAAACCTGGGCTTACAGGTTGGGCACAAGTAAATGGTGGATACGAAATCACTCCTGAAGAAAAACTTAAAGAAGATATTTACTATATAAAAAATAGGAGTATATTACTTGACTTTAAGATACTCTTTAAAACTGTTAAAGTAGTATTGACAGGAGACGGAGCTAGATAA
- a CDS encoding N-acetylmuramoyl-L-alanine amidase: protein MKKTTKLLATGMLSVAMVAPNVALAAENTTANTESNSDININLQRKSVVLGSKSSASVKFKEKLNADSITLNFMCYDMPLEATLNYNEKTDTYEGVINYNKDPEYLNVWELQSIKVNGKDEQKVLNKEDLESMGLNLKDYDVTQEFIISDVNSTKAVNEYMRKTSAPVKKLAGATRFETAVEISKQGWKDGASKVVIVNGELAADGITATPLASTYDAPILLANKDDIPESTKEELKRLNPSDVIIIGDDGSVSQKAVSQIKSAVNVNVTRIGGVDRHETSLLIAKEIDKYHDVNKIYIANGYAGEYDALNISPKAGEDQQPIILSNKDSVPQGTYDWLSSQGLEEVYYIGGSQSLSSKIIDQISKIAKNGTSKNRVSGADRHETNAKVIKTFYPDKELSAMLVAKSDIIVDSITAGPLAAKLKAPILITPKTYVSAYHNTNLSEKTAGTIYQIGDGMKDSVISSIASSLSKHNAPIDGNSGTSTGKTVVIDPGHGGSDSGATSGLNGGAQEKKYTLNTALATTEYLRSKGINVVMTRDTDKTMALGERTTLSNTIKPDLFTSIHYNASNGAGNGVEIYYKVKDKNGGTTKTAASNILKRILEKFNMKNRGIKTRTLANGNDYLYVLRNNNYPAILVECAFIDNKSDMDKLNTAEKVKTMGTQIGIGIEDTVK, encoded by the coding sequence ATGAAAAAAACAACAAAATTATTGGCAACAGGAATGTTGTCTGTAGCAATGGTGGCACCAAACGTAGCTTTAGCAGCGGAAAATACTACTGCAAATACAGAATCTAATTCAGATATTAATATAAATTTACAAAGAAAAAGTGTAGTGTTAGGAAGTAAATCGAGTGCAAGTGTAAAATTTAAAGAAAAATTAAATGCTGATTCAATAACATTAAATTTTATGTGTTATGATATGCCACTTGAAGCTACTCTAAATTATAATGAGAAGACAGATACATATGAAGGTGTAATAAACTATAACAAAGACCCAGAATATTTAAATGTATGGGAACTTCAAAGCATAAAAGTAAATGGTAAAGATGAACAGAAGGTTTTAAATAAAGAAGACTTAGAGTCTATGGGATTAAATCTTAAGGATTATGATGTAACACAAGAATTTATAATAAGTGATGTAAATTCAACAAAAGCAGTAAATGAATATATGAGAAAAACTTCTGCACCAGTAAAAAAACTTGCTGGAGCTACTAGATTTGAAACTGCTGTTGAGATAAGTAAACAAGGTTGGAAAGATGGAGCCAGTAAAGTTGTAATAGTTAATGGAGAACTAGCAGCAGATGGAATCACAGCTACTCCACTTGCATCTACTTATGATGCACCAATATTACTTGCAAATAAGGATGATATACCAGAAAGCACAAAAGAAGAATTAAAACGTCTAAATCCAAGTGATGTAATAATCATAGGTGATGATGGTTCAGTTTCACAAAAGGCAGTGTCTCAAATTAAATCTGCTGTGAATGTAAATGTAACTCGTATTGGTGGGGTTGATAGACATGAAACATCTTTACTTATAGCAAAAGAAATAGATAAGTATCATGATGTTAATAAAATATACATAGCAAATGGTTATGCTGGTGAATATGATGCTCTTAATATTTCACCAAAAGCAGGTGAAGACCAACAACCTATAATATTATCTAATAAAGACTCTGTACCACAAGGTACATATGATTGGTTATCTTCACAAGGTTTAGAAGAAGTTTATTACATAGGTGGTAGTCAAAGTTTATCATCAAAAATTATAGACCAAATATCTAAAATAGCAAAAAATGGCACTTCAAAAAATAGAGTTTCTGGAGCAGATAGACATGAAACAAATGCAAAGGTAATTAAGACTTTCTATCCAGATAAAGAGTTGAGTGCAATGTTAGTTGCAAAATCTGACATAATAGTTGACTCAATAACAGCAGGACCTTTAGCAGCTAAATTAAAAGCTCCAATACTTATAACTCCAAAAACTTATGTTTCTGCATACCATAATACAAACTTATCAGAAAAAACAGCAGGAACAATATATCAAATTGGTGATGGAATGAAAGATAGTGTTATAAGTTCTATAGCATCTAGTTTATCAAAACACAATGCACCAATAGATGGAAATTCAGGAACATCAACAGGAAAAACTGTAGTGATAGACCCAGGTCATGGGGGGTCTGATTCAGGAGCAACAAGTGGGCTGAACGGTGGAGCACAAGAAAAGAAATATACTCTTAATACAGCACTTGCAACTACTGAATATTTACGTTCAAAAGGTATAAATGTTGTTATGACTAGAGATACAGATAAAACAATGGCTTTAGGAGAAAGAACAACTTTATCAAATACTATAAAGCCAGATTTATTTACAAGTATACATTACAATGCATCTAATGGAGCTGGTAATGGTGTGGAAATTTATTACAAAGTAAAAGATAAGAATGGTGGGACAACTAAGACTGCAGCATCAAATATCTTAAAAAGAATACTAGAAAAATTTAACATGAAAAATAGAGGAATTAAAACAAGAACACTTGCAAATGGTAATGATTACCTGTATGTTTTAAGAAACAATAACTATCCAGCAATACTTGTTGAATGTGCATTTATAGACAATAAGAGTGATATGGATAAGTTAAATACTGCAGAAAAAGTAAAAACAATGGGAACTCAAATTGGAATAGGAATAGAAGATACAGTAAAATAA
- a CDS encoding DUF5009 domain-containing protein gives MGSGIECNKKIHKSIDKTRIKKNNLNSNSNSNSNSNSNSNSNSNSNSNSNSNSNSNSNSNSNSNSNSNSNSNKISNNSVDSKLMNSRVKSIDIIRGLSIALMIVCNNPGTWMRMYPQLRHAIWHGVTLADFAFPFFVISLGVTIPISINSKLKNNKSTIQIILSIFKRSILLMLFGFFLNYLGNHDLNTVRILGVLQRMGLVYLVTSLVYLLLKKLNVGSTATIITFLCISALIIVGYYILAKPYGFELEGSLAQLVDLHFFKGHLYKPEFEPDGFLTSIVAISSGMLGCTMGCVLLKESIGEYKKFFKILVMSIILLIGAFIFNQYFPFNKRLWSSSFVLLMAGSYGILLSIFYFICDIRNKSKIFTPIIALGSSPIFTYMCLEILSHVFWNVPKLTDKVDYPTTLVEWTTYELITPWVGTTWDSLVFSLLYVLFWVIVMSIMYKKKIFIKI, from the coding sequence ATGGGGAGCGGAATTGAATGTAACAAAAAAATACATAAAAGTATTGACAAAACTAGAATAAAGAAAAATAATCTAAATAGCAATAGCAATAGCAATAGCAATAGCAATAGCAATAGCAATAGCAATAGCAATAGCAATAGCAATAGCAATAGCAATAGCAATAGCAATAGCAATAGCAATAGCAATAGCAATAGCAATAGCAATAGCAATAGCAATAAAATTTCAAATAATAGTGTAGATTCTAAACTTATGAATAGCAGAGTTAAATCAATAGATATAATAAGAGGGCTATCAATAGCCCTCATGATAGTTTGTAATAATCCTGGTACTTGGATGAGAATGTATCCTCAACTAAGACATGCTATATGGCATGGTGTAACACTTGCAGACTTTGCATTTCCTTTTTTTGTTATATCCTTAGGTGTTACAATTCCAATATCAATAAACAGTAAACTAAAGAATAATAAATCTACAATACAAATAATACTAAGTATATTTAAGAGAAGTATTTTACTAATGTTGTTTGGATTTTTCTTAAATTACCTAGGAAATCATGACTTAAATACTGTAAGAATACTTGGAGTGCTTCAACGTATGGGACTAGTATACCTTGTAACTAGTCTAGTGTATTTACTGCTAAAAAAGCTAAATGTAGGAAGTACTGCAACTATAATTACTTTCTTATGTATATCTGCATTGATAATAGTGGGGTACTATATATTAGCAAAACCTTATGGGTTTGAGCTAGAAGGTTCTCTTGCACAATTAGTGGATTTACATTTCTTTAAAGGGCATTTGTATAAACCAGAGTTTGAACCAGATGGCTTTTTAACTAGTATAGTAGCAATTTCTTCAGGAATGTTGGGATGTACTATGGGATGTGTTCTTTTAAAAGAAAGTATAGGAGAATATAAAAAATTTTTTAAAATATTAGTTATGAGTATAATTTTACTAATAGGTGCTTTTATATTTAATCAATACTTTCCATTTAATAAAAGGTTATGGTCTAGTTCATTTGTACTTTTAATGGCTGGAAGTTATGGTATATTACTGTCAATATTTTACTTTATATGTGACATTAGAAATAAAAGTAAAATATTTACCCCAATAATAGCACTTGGAAGTAGTCCCATTTTTACATATATGTGTCTCGAGATATTAAGCCATGTTTTTTGGAATGTTCCAAAACTTACAGATAAAGTCGATTATCCAACTACCTTGGTAGAGTGGACTACATATGAACTTATAACACCTTGGGTAGGTACAACTTGGGATTCTCTTGTATTTTCTTTACTATACGTCTTATTCTGGGTTATAGTAATGTCTATTATGTATAAGAAAAAAATATTTATCAAAATTTAG